Proteins from a single region of bacterium:
- a CDS encoding coniferyl aldehyde dehydrogenase, protein MAQTAQLRRIDVAENEAQRVFALQRQAYLKHPYPSREERDENLRKLERILVDNATAIAEAINADFGHRSVEESLMAELFTSVDGIRDTRKKLKKWMRPQRRHVSVLFATGSNTVIPMPKGVVGVVSPWNYPLFLTIGPLTSILAAGNRAMVKMASNSQHLCRLLADRVRAVFPEETLAILPGVRAQDFSTLPYDHIIFTGSADAGRTVMRSAAETLTPVTLELGGKSPTIVCDDFDVEEAASRILYAKYLNAGQTCLAPDYLFVPESKRDAFVAAAKRIVPQRYPDTNQQSYTSVIDEKSYRRLRATLDDAAAKGAEVVSLVPGMTFNDQLRKIPPHMVLGVSDEMTIMQEEIFGPLLPVKTYQSLDEVIAYVNGRDRPLGFYVFTNDQAVQDRLVYSTISGGVTVNNCMLHVAQHDMPFGGIGASGMGHYHAHEGFLEFSKLRPVFKNPRLSLLHMFYPPYSARTRQLLGLLIRFKR, encoded by the coding sequence CGCCGAGAACGAGGCCCAGCGGGTCTTCGCCCTCCAACGGCAGGCGTACCTGAAGCATCCGTATCCCTCGCGCGAGGAGCGCGACGAGAACCTGCGCAAGCTCGAGCGCATACTCGTCGACAACGCGACCGCGATCGCCGAGGCCATCAACGCCGACTTCGGGCACCGCTCGGTCGAGGAGTCGCTGATGGCCGAGCTGTTCACCAGCGTCGACGGCATCCGCGACACGCGCAAGAAGCTGAAGAAGTGGATGCGCCCCCAGCGCCGCCACGTCTCCGTCCTCTTTGCGACCGGGTCGAACACGGTCATCCCGATGCCGAAGGGCGTCGTCGGCGTCGTCTCCCCCTGGAACTACCCGCTCTTCCTCACCATCGGGCCCCTCACCAGCATCCTCGCCGCGGGCAACCGCGCGATGGTGAAGATGGCGAGCAACTCGCAGCACCTCTGCCGCCTGCTCGCCGACAGGGTGCGCGCCGTCTTCCCCGAGGAGACGCTCGCGATCCTGCCCGGCGTGCGCGCGCAGGACTTCTCCACCCTGCCCTACGACCACATCATCTTCACCGGCTCGGCCGACGCCGGCCGCACGGTCATGCGCTCGGCGGCGGAGACGCTCACCCCGGTGACGCTCGAGCTGGGCGGCAAGTCGCCGACGATCGTCTGCGACGACTTCGACGTGGAGGAGGCCGCGTCGCGCATCCTCTACGCGAAGTACCTGAACGCCGGGCAGACCTGCCTCGCGCCCGACTACCTCTTCGTGCCCGAGAGCAAGCGCGACGCCTTCGTCGCCGCCGCGAAGCGCATCGTGCCGCAGCGCTATCCGGACACGAACCAGCAGAGCTACACGTCGGTCATCGACGAGAAGTCGTACCGCCGCCTGCGCGCGACGCTCGACGACGCGGCCGCGAAGGGCGCCGAGGTCGTCTCGCTGGTGCCCGGCATGACGTTCAACGACCAGCTGCGGAAGATCCCGCCGCACATGGTCCTCGGCGTCAGCGACGAGATGACCATCATGCAGGAGGAGATCTTCGGGCCGCTCCTCCCGGTGAAGACCTACCAGAGCCTCGACGAGGTCATCGCCTACGTGAACGGCCGTGACCGCCCGCTCGGCTTCTACGTCTTCACGAACGACCAGGCCGTGCAGGACCGGCTCGTCTACTCGACCATCTCGGGCGGCGTCACGGTGAACAACTGCATGCTGCACGTGGCCCAGCACGACATGCCGTTCGGCGGCATCGGCGCCAGCGGCATGGGCCACTACCACGCACACGAGGGCTTCCTCGAGTTCTCGAAGCTGCGCCCCGTCTTCAAGAACCCGCGCCTCTCGCTGCTGCATATGTTCTACCCGCCCTACTCGGCACGGACGCGGCAGCTCCTCGGCCTCCTCATCAGATTCAAGCGCTGA